Proteins co-encoded in one Malus domestica chromosome 09, GDT2T_hap1 genomic window:
- the LOC103442442 gene encoding cytochrome P450 85A, whose product MAVFMVVVLCFLCLLCICSALLRWNEVRYRKKGLPPGTMGWPVFGETTEFLKQGPNFMKNQRARYGSFFKSHILGCPTVVSMDPEVNRYILMNEAKGLVPGYPQSMLDILGKCNIAAVHGSTHKYMRGALLALINPTMIRDQILPKIDEFMRSHLTGWDNQVINIQEKTKEMALLSSLKQIAGIESSSITPAFKTEFFKLVLGTISLPIDLPGTNYCRGFQARKNIVNMLEKLIEERRASKEVHQDMLGCLLRSDENKNKLSDEEIIDMVVTILYSGYETVSTTSMMAVKYLHDHPKVLEELRKEHLAIREKKNPEDPIDWNDLKSMKFTRAVIFETSRLATIVNGVLRKTTQDMELNGYLIPKGWRIYVYTREINYDSFLYPEPLTFNPWRWLDRSLESSTFFFIFGGGTRLCPGKELGIAEISTFLHYFVTRYRWEEVGGDKLMKFPRVEAPNGLHLRVSSY is encoded by the exons ATGGCTGTCTTCATGGTAGTGGTTCTCTGTTTCCTCTGTTTGCTCTGCATCTGCTCTGCTCTTCTCAGATGGAATGAAGTTAGATACAGAAAGAAAGGCCTCCCTCCAGGCACAATGGGTTGGCCAGTCTTTGGTGAAACCACTGAGTTTCTCAAACAAGGTCCAAACTTCATGAAAAACCAGAGAGCAAG GTATGGGAGTTTTTTCAAATCCCACATATTGGGGTGCCCTACAGTGGTGTCCATGGATCCAGAGGTGAACAGATACATCCTAATGAATGAAGCCAAAGGGCTGGTTCCTGGCTACCCACAATCCATGTTGGATATTTTGGGAAAATGCAACATTGCAGCAGTCCATGGCTCCACTCACAAGTACATGAGAGGGGCACTGCTTGCCCTCATCAACCCTACCATGATCAGAGACCAGATTTTGCCCAAAATTGATGAGTTCATGAGATCCCACCTCACAGGCTGGGACAACCAAGTTATCAACATtcaagaaaaaaccaaagag ATGGCACTTTTATCATCTCTGAAGCAGATTGCAGGCATTGAATCAAGCTCAATCACTCCAGCATTCAAGACAGAGTTCTTCAAGCTTGTGCTAGGCACCATTTCATTGCCTATTGATCTTCCTGGCACGAATTATTGCCGCGGTTTTCAG GCAAGGAAGAATATTGTAAACATGTTGGAAAAGCTTATAGAGGAGAGAAGAGCTTCCAAAGAAGTCCATCAGGACATGCTTGGCTGCTTACTGAGAAGtgatgaaaacaaaaacaaactaagtGACGAAGAAATAATCGATATGGTCGTCACGATTTTGTATTCGGGTTATGAGACCGTTTCGACTACTTCCATGATGGCTGTCAAGTACCTCCATGATCATCCCAAAGTGCTTGAAGAACTCAGA AAAGAGCATTTGGCAattagagaaaagaaaaatccaGAGGACCCAATTGACTGGAACGACTTGAAATCTATGAAGTTTACTCGTGCG GTAATATTTGAGACCTCAAGATTAGCCACCATTGTGAATGGGGTATTAAGAAAAACCACTCAAGATATGGAACTAAATG GATATTTGATTCCGAAAGGATGGAGAATCTATGTGTATACAAGAGAGATTAATTATGACTCCTTTCTGTATCCGGAACCTTTAACCTTCAACCCATGGAGATGGCTG GACAGGAGCTTGGAGTCTTCAACCTTCTTCTTTATATTTGGAGGTGGCACCAGACTCTGTCCAGGAAAGGAGCTAGGGATAGCAGAAATTTCAACTTTCCTGCACTACTTTGTAACTAGATACAG GTGGGAAGAAGTTGGGGGAGACAAACTGATGAAATTTCCAAGAGTAGAGGCCCCGAATGGACTGCACCTTAGGGTTTCATCTTACTGA
- the LOC103442443 gene encoding UDP-arabinopyranose mutase 3 yields the protein MASATPLLTDELDIVIPTIRNLDFLEMWRPFLQPYHLIIVQDGDPTKTIKVPDGFDYELYNRNDINRILGPRSSCISFKDSACRCFGYMVSKKKYIFTIDDDCFVATDPSGKPVNALEQHIKNILSPSTPFFFNTLYDPFRDGADFVRGYPFSLREGVPTAVSHGLWLNIPDYDAPTQLVKPLERNTRFVDAVLTIPKGTLFPMCGMNLAFDRDLIGPAMYFGLMGDGQPIGRYDDMWAGWCTKVITDHLGLGVKTGLPYIYHSKASNPFVNLRKEYKGIFWQEEIIPFFQSAVLPKDCTTVQACYIELSKQVKEKLSKVDPYFDKLADAMVTWIEAWDELNPNGPGAKLANGKAK from the exons ATGGCTTCAGCGACACCCCTTTTGACGGATGAGCTCGACATTGTGATCCCGACCATCAGAAACCTCGACTTCCTCGAGATGTGGCGGCCGTTCCTGCAGCCCTACCACCTCATCATCGTCCAGGACGGTGATCCGACGAAGACCATCAAGGTCCCCGACGGCTTCGACTACGAGCTCTACAACCGCAACGACATTAACAGGATTCTGGGTCCGAGGTCGTCCTGCATTTCGTTCAAAGACTCTGCCTGCCGATGCTTTGGTTACATGGTCTCCAAGAAGAAGTACATCTTCACCATCGACGATGACTGCTTT GTTGCAACAGACCCATCTGGCAAACCAGTAAATGCACTGGAGCAACACATCAAGAACATCCTTTCACCATCCACCCcatttttcttcaacaccttgtATGATCCCTTCAGAGACGGTGCGGATTTTGTTCGTGGATACCCTTTCAGTCTCCGTGAGGGTGTTCCGACAGCTGTCTCTCACGGTCTCTGGCTCAACATCCCGGATTATGATGCACCAACACAGCTTGTGAAGCCACTTGAGAGAAACACCAG ATTTGTGGATGCTGTTCTGACAATCCCAAAGGGCACATTGTTCCCAATGTGTGGGATGAACTTGGCTTTCGACCGCGACCTCATCGGCCCCGCAATGTACTTCGGACTCATGGGTGACGGTCAACCAATTGGACGTTACGACGATATGTGGGCTGGCTGGTGCACCAAG GTGATAACAGATCATTTGGGGCTTGGAGTGAAGACAGGGCTGCCATATATCTACCACAGCAAAGCCAGCAATCCATTTGTGAACCTGAGGAAGGAGTACAAGGGCATCTTCTGGCAGGAAGAGATCATCCCATTCTTCCAGTCTGCTGTCCTTCCCAAAGACTGCACCACCGTGCAAGCATGCTACATTGAGCTCTCCAAGCAGGTCAAGGAGAAGCTCAGCAAGGTCGATCCCTACTTCGACAAGCTGGCCGACGCCATGGTCACATGGATTGAAGCTTGGGATGAGCTCAACCCTAATGGTCCTGGAGCTAAACTGGCCAACGGCAAGgccaagtga
- the LOC103442444 gene encoding tRNA (guanine(26)-N(2))-dimethyltransferase 2-like: MATDLSDYAIIKEGEAEILMHAKNQVFYNKTQVNNRDVSIAVLRTFITKRKEEHEARLSKKTKTAVKESDKDASNCVVEEVPIEPANHEEKTNGDCEMAAEVSQDEPCSVSEEPEKVTEGKWHGELKPPRVLEALSASGLRALRYAREVEGIGQVVALDNDKDAVEACRRNIKFNGSVACSKVESHLADARVHMLTHPKEFDVVDLDPYGSPSVFLDSAVQSVVDGGLLMCTATDMAVLCGGNGEVCYSKYGSYPLRGKYCHEMALRILLACIESHANRYKRYIVPVLSVQMDFYVRVFVRIYSSASAMKNTPLKLSYVYQCIGCDSFHLQPIGRTVTKNTSVRYLPGFGPVVPQECSDCGKKFNMGGPIWSAPIHDQEWVTSILSDVKSMKERYPAYDRISAVLTTISEELPDVPLFLSLHNLCATLKCTSPSAVIFRSAVINAGYRISGTHVNPLGLKSDAPMDVIWDIMRCWVKNHPVKPQPADQSGTVILAKEPVLQANFARAVASLSKAQTKKVARFLPNPERHWGPKLRAGRTITSKHISLLGPEAVNEHLNHEDGEEHDAKRQKFEDQPTPN; this comes from the exons ATGGCGACCGATCTCAGTGATTACGCCATCATCAAGGAAGGAGAGGCTGAGATTCTCATGCATGCTAAGAACCAAGTGTTTTACAACAAAACCCAG GTTAACAACAGAGACGTATCCATTGCTGTTCTGAGGACATTCATAACTAAACGCAAGGAGGAGCATGAAGCAAGATTgtccaagaaaacaaaaactgcaGTGAAGGAGTCTGACAAAGATGCTTCAAACTGTGTCGTAGAAGAAGTACCTATTGAGCCTGCTAATCATGAAGAAAAAACCAATGGAGATTGTGAAATGGCAGCAGAGGTATCTCAAGATGAACCATGTAGCGTTTCAGAAGAACCAGAGAAGGTCACTGAGGGAAAATGGCATGGGGAACTGAAGCCACCAAGAGTTCTTGAG GCCTTGTCAGCTTCTGGTTTAAGAGCTCTTAGGTATGCTCGTGAAGTGGAAGGAATTGGTCAAGTTGTTGCTCTAGACAATGATAAAG ATGCTGTTGAAGCTTGTAGGAGAAAtatcaagttcaatggttcGGTTGCATGTTCAAAGGTGGAATCACATCTTGCTGATGCCCGTGTGCATATGCTCACCCATCCAAAAGAATTTGATGTG GTCGATCTTGATCCTTATGGTTCTCCCTCTGTCTTCTTGGACTCTGCGGTTCAATCTGTTGTTGATGGAGGATTGCTAATGTGTACGGCAACTGATATGGCTGTGCTATGTGGTGGTAATGGGGAGGTTTGCTATTCAAA ATATGGTTCCTATCCATTGAGAGGGAAATATTGTCACGAGATGGCTTTGAGGATCCTCCTAGCTTGCATTGAG AGTCATGCAAATCGATACAAACGATATATTGTTCCTGTGCTATCTGTACAGATGGACTTTTATGTCCGAGTTTTTGTTCGTATCTACTC TTCTGCAAGTGCAATGAAGAAcactccccttaagctctcctATGTGTATCAGTGCATTGGTTGCGATTCTTTTCATCTTCAGCCTATTGGAAGGACTGTCACAAAG AACACCAGTGTGAGATATTTACCAGGTTTTGGTCCCGTTGTTCCTCAAGAATGCAGTGATTGTGGAAAGAAATTCAATATGGGTGGGCCTATATGGTCTGCTCCTATTCATGATCAAGAATGGGTGACTTCCATACTATCTGATGTGAAGTCTATGAAGGAGCGGTATCCTGCTTATGATCGCATCTCTGCTGTACTAACAACAATTTCAGAG GAACTGCCTGATGTTCCTTTGTTCTTGAGTCTGCACAACCTCTGTGCCACACTTAAGTGCACTTCCCCATCTGCTGTGATTTTCCGTTCTGCTGTGATCAATGCAGGATATCGTATATCTGGAACTCATGTAAACCCATTGGGGTTGAAATCAGATGCTCCCATGGATGTCATTTGGGACATAATGCGCTGTTGG GTGAAGAATCACCCGGTGAAACCTCAGCCTGCAGATCAGTCAGGAACCGTGATACTTGCCAAGGAACCTGTTCTTCAA GCTAACTTTGCTCGAGCTGTTGCGTCTCTTAGCAAGGCACAAACCAAGAAGGTAGCACGCTTCCTTCCAAATCCAGAGAGGCACTGGGGGCCAAAGCTGAGGGCAGGTCGTACAATCACCagcaaacacatctctctcttggGTCCGGAGGCTGTCAATGAACATCTTAACCATGAAGATGGCGAGGAACATGACGCCAAGCGTCAAAAGTTTGAAGATCAACCCaccccaaattga
- the LOC114827090 gene encoding MYB-like transcription factor EOBII: protein MVAMMGWGGVAEQGWRKGSWSREEDKLLSEYVSLHGEGRWGSVARSTGLKRSGKSCRLRWVNYLRPGLKRGHITPQEEDIIVELHALWGNKWSTIARYMPGRTDNEVKNFWRTLFKRKEKCTQKQEKRKAQILEAKQQQLEEDQNMKTRATPPPHQDLEACSRGMLNNMNNTDVHETQAKRQENMEEDKYCMPKLMHQASVEFWSDLLGEGLYMGKLWNLDGVNGRMDPLQHTSLDQCNKVAMQIKYQGITAATLSTGGESSNISMHN from the exons ATGGTAGCTATGATGGGTTGGGGTGGTGTTGCAGAACAAGGATGGAGGAAAGGTTCTTGGAGTCGTGAGGAGGATAAGCTGCTCAGTGAATATGTCAGCTTACATGGAGAGGGAAGATGGGGTTCTGTGGCTAGGTCTACAG gTTTGAAAAGAAGTGGGAAAAGTTGCAGACTCCGATGGGTAAATTATCTGAGGCCAGGACTAAAGAGAGGGCATATAACACCTCAGGAGGAAGACATCATCGTTGAATTGCATGCTTTATGGGGTAACAA ATGGTCTACCATTGCAAGATACATGCCAGGGAGAACAGACAATGAGGTAAAGAACTTCTGGAGAACCCTTTTCAAAAGGAAAGAGAAATGCACTCAGAagcaagagaaaagaaaagctcAGATTCTTGAAGCAAAACAACAACAATTAGAGGAAGATCAAAACATGAAAACAAGAGCCACACCGCCACCACATCAAGATTTGGAAGCCTGCAGCCGAGGAATGCTAAACAATATGAATAATACTGATGTCCATGAAACACAAGCAAAAAGGCAAGAAAACATGGAGGAAGACAAATATTGCATGCCTAAATTGATGCACCAAGCAAGTGTTGAATTTTGGTCAGATTTATTAGGAGAAGGGCTTTATATGGGCAAGCTCTGGAACTTGGACGGCGTAAATGGTCGAATGGATCCGCTGCAACACACAAGCTTAGACCAGTGCAACAAAGTAGCCATGCAGATCAAATATCAAGGGATTACTGCAGCAACTTTATCTACTGGAGGGGAATCAAGCAATATATCAATGCACAATTGA
- the LOC103442445 gene encoding LOW QUALITY PROTEIN: uncharacterized protein (The sequence of the model RefSeq protein was modified relative to this genomic sequence to represent the inferred CDS: substituted 1 base at 1 genomic stop codon) — MDNITASELAGFGVGTLLLCATIAAPKIDAFISASQRSSLGMCKRCGNLRLIACSRCKGIGLIKEGEMLGXNLIDDMYESLGGEGSKLRSISCTKCQARGHFSCPDCSKPTSV, encoded by the exons ATGGATAACATAACGGCGAGCGAGCTGGCTGGATTTGGTGTCGGAACTCTGCTCCTCTGCGCCACCATTGCGGCCCCGAAAATCGACGCTTTCATCTCCGCCTCTCAGCGCAG TTCTTTGGGAATGTGCAAGAGATGTGGCAATCTGAGGTTGATAGCTTGCTCAAGATGCAAAGGAATTGGATTGATCAAAGAAGGTGAAATGCTCGGATAAAATCTCATCGACGACATGTATGAATCGCTTGGTGGTGAAGGATCGAAACTAAGATCCATCTCTTGCACCAAGTGTCAAGCTAGAGGTCATTTTTCGTGCCCCGATTGCTCTAAACCAACATCTGTTTGA